The following coding sequences are from one Aliarcobacter skirrowii CCUG 10374 window:
- the fliP gene encoding flagellar type III secretion system pore protein FliP (The bacterial flagellar biogenesis protein FliP forms a type III secretion system (T3SS)-type pore required for flagellar assembly.) has protein sequence MRLFLGVLFLTTFSFAADPVPMINLSVAALEEPVQFVKTINIAIILALLVLAPTLLLMVTSFTRIVIVLSLLRQAMGLQQTPPTQIVISLALIMTIFIMEPYGKKAWDESIVPYMDEKISYQEAFEKGVAPFKDFMIKNTRESDLALFYRIKKEPNPKNIDDVPLTLLMPAFIVSELRTAFEIGFLIFLPFLIIDIIVASILMSLGMMMLPPVMISLPIKIIFFIVVDGWPLIIGNLAQSFK, from the coding sequence TTGAGACTTTTTTTAGGAGTACTTTTTTTAACTACTTTTAGCTTCGCTGCTGATCCTGTTCCTATGATAAATCTATCTGTTGCAGCTCTTGAAGAGCCAGTACAATTTGTAAAAACAATAAATATAGCTATTATTTTAGCTCTTTTAGTTCTTGCTCCTACTTTGCTATTAATGGTAACTTCATTTACAAGAATTGTAATTGTTTTATCACTTTTAAGACAAGCTATGGGACTTCAACAAACACCTCCCACACAAATTGTAATATCTTTAGCTCTTATTATGACAATATTTATAATGGAACCTTATGGGAAAAAAGCTTGGGATGAGAGTATTGTTCCATATATGGATGAAAAAATATCTTATCAAGAAGCTTTTGAAAAAGGTGTAGCCCCTTTTAAAGATTTTATGATAAAAAACACAAGAGAATCAGATTTAGCTCTATTTTACAGAATAAAAAAAGAGCCAAATCCAAAAAATATCGATGATGTTCCATTAACACTATTAATGCCAGCATTTATAGTAAGTGAGCTTAGAACAGCTTTTGAAATAGGATTTCTTATCTTTTTACCGTTTTTAATTATTGATATAATAGTAGCTTCTATTTTAATGAGTTTAGGTATGATGATGTTACCTCCTGTAATGATATCTTTGCCTATAAAAATTATATTCTTTATTGTTGTTGATGGGTGGCCACTAATTATTGGTAACCTAGCACAATCCTTTAAATAA
- the mrdA gene encoding penicillin-binding protein 2 — protein sequence MKIRLNIVFIIITTLSLMILARVYFLSIKSNTYYEELSKNNYIKKSYQLPVRGIIEDRNNTLIALNLIGFSINIKPHMSANRYKAELDETLENIIKHLPNYNKEELYKTYIRNDSPYNHDFIKIIDFVDYDDMLAKFTYLESNQNIKVELSSKRHYPFNELATHIIGYVGKATKEEAQDNEVARLGTMIGKSGIEKYYNEKLQGQIGYKEVKVNAYNKELEIISQRDPSIDNNVQLTIDIELQKFLQKEFEGKSGAVVIMNSENGEILAASSFPEYNSNIFVKGISQAEWDVLRNDFNHPFTNKITNGLYPPGSVIKMGVALSFLEHGIPENYSVNCTGSLEIGNRNFRCWKLTGHGNVDFKDSIIQSCDDFYYKGSLKIGIDKISETLDKFGFGQKTGIDLDNEFIGINPNKEWKARRFNEPWYIGETVITSIGQGNMLTTPLQIARFTAYFANGKLPKPHLTKDAYEEPKELDFKKEHLNLMRESMFDVVHSPKGTANRHISSKVKIAAKTGTAQVYTIPQDEKVRMKESELEYYQRSHAWVTAFGPYKNPKYVVTIIVEHGESGGRATGGILSNIYNKLYDLGYITELE from the coding sequence ATGAAAATTAGGCTAAATATTGTATTTATTATTATCACAACACTTTCATTAATGATTCTAGCTAGAGTATATTTTTTATCTATTAAGTCAAATACTTATTATGAAGAGTTATCAAAAAACAACTATATTAAAAAGAGTTATCAATTACCAGTTCGTGGAATTATTGAAGATAGAAACAATACTTTAATAGCTCTAAATCTAATAGGATTTTCAATAAATATAAAACCTCATATGAGTGCTAATAGATACAAAGCTGAACTTGATGAAACATTAGAAAATATTATAAAACATCTACCAAACTACAACAAAGAAGAGCTTTATAAAACATACATAAGAAACGACTCACCATATAATCATGATTTCATAAAAATTATAGATTTTGTTGATTATGATGATATGTTGGCAAAATTTACATATCTTGAGAGTAATCAAAATATTAAAGTTGAACTCTCTTCAAAAAGACACTACCCTTTTAATGAATTAGCCACACATATTATTGGATATGTTGGAAAAGCTACAAAAGAAGAAGCACAAGATAATGAAGTAGCAAGACTTGGAACAATGATTGGTAAAAGTGGAATTGAAAAATATTATAATGAAAAACTTCAAGGTCAAATTGGATACAAAGAGGTTAAAGTAAATGCCTATAACAAAGAGCTTGAAATTATATCTCAAAGAGATCCATCTATAGATAATAATGTTCAATTAACAATTGATATTGAACTTCAAAAATTTCTACAAAAAGAGTTTGAAGGTAAAAGTGGTGCTGTTGTAATTATGAATTCAGAAAATGGAGAGATTTTAGCAGCTTCATCTTTTCCTGAATATAACAGCAACATCTTTGTAAAAGGTATATCTCAAGCAGAGTGGGATGTTTTAAGAAATGACTTTAATCACCCTTTTACAAATAAGATTACAAATGGTCTTTATCCACCTGGTTCTGTAATTAAAATGGGTGTTGCTTTATCATTTTTAGAGCATGGAATTCCTGAAAATTACAGTGTAAATTGTACAGGAAGCTTAGAGATTGGAAATAGAAATTTTAGATGTTGGAAACTAACAGGTCATGGAAATGTTGATTTTAAAGACTCTATTATTCAAAGTTGTGATGATTTTTACTACAAAGGAAGTCTAAAAATTGGAATTGACAAAATTTCTGAAACTTTAGATAAATTTGGATTTGGTCAAAAAACAGGAATTGATTTGGATAATGAATTTATTGGAATAAATCCAAATAAAGAGTGGAAAGCTAGAAGGTTTAATGAACCTTGGTACATTGGAGAGACTGTAATTACATCTATTGGTCAAGGAAATATGCTTACAACTCCACTTCAAATTGCAAGATTTACAGCATACTTTGCAAATGGTAAACTTCCAAAACCACATCTTACAAAAGATGCTTATGAAGAGCCAAAAGAGCTTGATTTTAAAAAAGAGCACTTAAATTTAATGAGAGAGTCTATGTTTGATGTTGTACACTCACCAAAAGGAACAGCCAATAGACATATATCTTCAAAAGTTAAAATAGCTGCAAAAACAGGAACTGCTCAAGTTTATACTATTCCTCAAGATGAAAAAGTAAGAATGAAAGAGAGTGAACTTGAATATTATCAAAGATCTCATGCATGGGTTACAGCATTTGGTCCATATAAAAATCCTAAATATGTTGTTACAATTATAGTTGAGCACGGAGAGAGTGGTGGTAGAGCAACTGGTGGGATTTTAAGTAATATTTACAATAAGCTTTATGATTTAGGTTACATAACTGAACTTGAGTAG
- a CDS encoding murein hydrolase activator EnvC family protein, whose translation MIKNIFLIFAIFLSNLEANIDQKIEQNEKVLSQAQQKRKDANDKTKEIAKSIEEQNRNILNLEKNIESINLDILKHQNLLESSEKKLNQLQSDTKNLIIEKRKSEEEIVDIIIEEFSVSMAIKLASKESIEELIDSEVFSLLSEHSKDRINQINQNYNQLSKNTKENEEAIIKLSSYINAREKKKEEFLELKKSHTKSLANLEKEHKLYQAELKKVISQQESLNSILADLKILKQEEIKRKEEAQKAEQLAKTENQRNQEFAKSLDLDVRKIGSSTNGVKIVKYKGAKTIAPLKSFSIEKPFGTYYDPVYKIKLFNESIVLNSKEKNAKVVSVLNGKVVFAKKNAGMLDNVVIVQHSNGLHTVYSHLDDIAPNIVVGKWIQKGSVVGRVSSNLTFQVTKDSAYIDPKELFKS comes from the coding sequence ATGATTAAAAATATTTTTCTTATTTTTGCTATTTTTTTATCAAATTTAGAAGCAAATATTGATCAAAAAATTGAACAAAATGAAAAGGTTTTATCTCAAGCTCAACAAAAACGAAAAGATGCAAATGATAAAACAAAAGAGATTGCAAAAAGTATTGAAGAACAAAATAGAAATATTTTAAATTTAGAAAAAAACATAGAGAGTATTAATCTAGATATCTTAAAACATCAAAATTTGCTTGAAAGTTCTGAAAAAAAACTAAATCAACTTCAAAGTGATACAAAAAATTTAATTATTGAAAAAAGAAAGAGTGAAGAGGAGATTGTAGATATTATAATTGAAGAGTTTTCAGTATCAATGGCTATAAAACTAGCTTCAAAAGAGTCAATTGAAGAGTTAATTGATAGTGAAGTTTTTTCACTTCTATCTGAACACTCAAAAGATAGAATAAATCAAATTAATCAAAATTATAATCAACTATCTAAAAATACAAAAGAGAATGAAGAGGCTATTATAAAACTTAGTAGCTATATAAATGCAAGAGAGAAGAAAAAAGAGGAGTTTTTAGAGTTAAAAAAGAGCCATACAAAATCTTTAGCAAATTTAGAAAAAGAGCATAAACTTTATCAAGCTGAGTTAAAAAAAGTTATATCACAACAAGAGAGCCTTAACTCAATATTAGCAGATTTAAAAATTTTAAAACAAGAGGAGATAAAAAGAAAAGAGGAGGCACAAAAAGCTGAACAATTAGCAAAAACAGAGAATCAAAGAAATCAAGAGTTTGCAAAAAGTTTGGACTTGGATGTTAGAAAAATAGGCTCATCTACAAATGGTGTTAAAATTGTAAAATATAAAGGGGCTAAAACCATAGCACCATTAAAATCTTTTAGTATTGAAAAACCTTTTGGAACATATTATGACCCTGTTTATAAAATAAAACTATTTAATGAATCTATTGTTTTAAACTCTAAAGAGAAAAATGCAAAAGTTGTCTCTGTTTTAAATGGAAAAGTTGTTTTTGCAAAAAAAAATGCTGGAATGCTTGATAATGTTGTAATTGTTCAACACTCAAATGGACTTCATACTGTATATTCTCATTTGGATGATATAGCTCCTAATATTGTTGTTGGTAAGTGGATACAAAAAGGTAGTGTTGTTGGAAGAGTTAGTAGTAATCTTACCTTTCAAGTTACAAAAGATAGTGCTTATATAGACCCAAAAGAGCTATTTAAAAGTTAG
- a CDS encoding FtsX-like permease family protein: protein MRSLNSIFGFFIPLLSMLIAFCIFLLIDNIVNNYKSKISKDYSIIVVSKKSLQKEDLGNLAGINVSELKLISNEKIIENIKSNLSSSSITLLRTKLPYFYQLYLEDFPTSTELEKIRKTLQSKESIKTVEVFYKNHSQVYILLLILNTISFTLFVIITIFAVIILAKQIKLWFHEHRVKISILRLHGASIIYSASSVIKYAFFSSFLAFIVSSIFLIYVSNNIESIFPFELQDIVNIQIHLEEEILKIFALAFVISLFTIFGTLFKYKIDND, encoded by the coding sequence GTGAGGTCTCTTAACTCAATTTTTGGATTTTTCATACCTCTTTTATCTATGCTTATTGCATTTTGTATATTTTTACTAATTGATAATATTGTAAACAACTACAAAAGTAAAATATCAAAGGATTATTCAATCATAGTAGTTTCAAAAAAATCTTTACAAAAAGAGGATTTAGGAAATCTTGCTGGAATAAATGTAAGTGAGTTAAAACTAATCTCAAATGAAAAAATTATAGAAAATATAAAGTCAAATCTATCTTCAAGTTCTATTACACTTTTAAGAACTAAACTTCCATATTTTTATCAACTATATTTAGAGGATTTTCCAACAAGCACTGAACTTGAAAAGATAAGAAAAACTTTACAAAGTAAAGAGAGCATAAAAACTGTAGAAGTTTTTTATAAAAATCATAGTCAAGTATATATTTTATTGCTTATTTTAAATACTATCTCTTTTACTCTATTTGTAATTATTACAATTTTTGCAGTTATTATTTTAGCAAAACAGATAAAACTATGGTTTCATGAACATAGAGTTAAAATATCTATTTTAAGACTACATGGAGCATCAATTATTTATAGTGCTTCAAGTGTTATAAAGTATGCTTTTTTTAGTTCATTTTTAGCTTTTATAGTTTCTTCAATATTTTTAATCTATGTTTCAAATAATATAGAGTCAATTTTTCCATTTGAGTTGCAAGATATTGTAAATATTCAAATTCATCTTGAGGAGGAGATTTTAAAAATATTTGCTCTTGCTTTTGTAATATCTTTATTCACAATCTTTGGAACACTATTTAAATATAAGATTGACAATGATTAA
- a CDS encoding cell division ATP-binding protein FtsE, translated as MIQARNLYLTYDNNKYIIKQGNFSIKEGEFVFIGGNSGSGKSTLLKSFYGELPIRHGELNIAKQSVVGIKGNKLRVLRKDIGIIFQDYKLINEFTIEENIMVPLRVNNYVEETSRKQADDLLRHVKLFHKKGYYPNQLSGGEQQRIAVARALAHNPKIIIADEPTGNLDDSSADVVWNLLKSANERLGITIVVVTHRVPRHLGIKFRQLSIVEGVICEVS; from the coding sequence ATGATTCAAGCTAGAAATTTATATCTTACTTATGATAATAATAAGTATATTATAAAACAGGGAAATTTTTCTATTAAAGAGGGAGAGTTTGTATTTATTGGTGGAAACTCTGGAAGTGGAAAATCAACTTTGCTAAAATCATTTTATGGAGAGCTACCAATAAGACATGGTGAGTTAAATATTGCAAAACAGAGTGTTGTTGGGATAAAAGGAAATAAATTAAGAGTTTTAAGAAAAGATATTGGAATTATTTTTCAAGATTATAAACTTATAAATGAGTTTACTATTGAAGAAAATATTATGGTTCCTCTTAGAGTAAATAACTATGTTGAAGAGACTTCAAGAAAACAAGCTGATGATTTGTTAAGACATGTAAAACTATTTCATAAAAAAGGTTATTACCCAAATCAATTAAGTGGTGGAGAGCAACAAAGAATAGCTGTTGCAAGAGCTTTAGCACATAATCCTAAAATTATAATTGCAGATGAACCAACTGGAAATTTAGATGATAGTTCGGCTGATGTTGTTTGGAATTTGTTAAAAAGTGCAAATGAGAGACTTGGTATTACAATTGTAGTTGTAACACATAGAGTTCCTAGGCATTTAGGAATAAAATTTAGACAACTTTCAATTGTTGAAGGGGTTATTTGTGAGGTCTCTTAA